A window from Candidatus Nitrospira neomarina encodes these proteins:
- a CDS encoding transglutaminase family protein — protein MALHVALNHQTHYRYDRRVQMGPHVIRLRPAPHSRTPILSYALKIEPTGYFLNWQQDPHGNYLARIIYPEKVQEFHVEVDLVADMVIYNPFDFFLEPDAETLPFNYDPLVKDDLLPYLATEPPGPRLQEWLRQFTAPHDDPTVPFLMGLNQQLKSQIDYVVRMEPGVQTPDETLQLGRGSCRDTGWLLVQILRHLGIASRFVSGYLIQLVADVPSLDGPSGTDRDFTDLHAWVEAYLPGAGWVGLDATSGLMAGEGHIPLACTPHPLTAAPISGAMEICETTFSHEMSVTRIVETPRVTKPYTEEQWQTIDQFGQRLDQELASNDVRLTIGGEPTFISIDHPDAPEWNTEAVGDTKRPLAANLIKRLRERFAPGGLLHFGQGKWYPGEPLPRWAFSLYWRQDGKPIWQEDQLFAKENQTSNISADDANHFIQGIAKRVEVGTKTIQPVYEDPWHFIGQERKLPENLEPATNNLDDPMARARLAKVYERGLGKPAGYVLPLQRWNAKDGPRRWITAAWTTRSQHLFLVPGDSPIGFRLPLPSLPVIDPKDYPYIIPTDPFDIRGPLPDPIQVSSLQEHRLPKLRGEGGQHEPAQVVMGQQSGIGAGGVVRASLTVEPRNGHLCVFMPPLESAEDYLDLVAVIKDTAAELHQPIHLEGYTPPYDPRLNVLKITPDPGVLEVNIHPAKNWADMVAITTAIYEEARLCRLGTEKFMLDGRHTGTGGGNHVVMGGNTPADSPFLRRPDLLRSMIAYWQRHPSLSYVFSGLFIGPTSQAPRIDEARHDSLYELELGFAQVPAPNVGAPPPPWLVDRIFRNLLIDVTGNTHRTEICIDKLYSPDGPTGRLGLVEFRAFEMPPHERMSLAQQVLLLALVARFWKTPDQGNLVRWGTQLHDRFMLPHFLSQDLHEVIQEMNRAGYELQNDWFAPHLEFRFPLFGSINYGSLVMEVRQALEPWHVMGEQGAPGGTVRYVDSSVERLQIKLSGLTENRYIIACNGKRVPMIPTGRQGEAVGGVRYRAWQPPNCLHPKIGIDAPLTFDIYDQWAGRAVAGCTYHVAHPGGRNFEHFPVNAYEAESRRLARFHSFGHTAGPYAEPPDTSRPEFPCTLDLRWPA, from the coding sequence ATGGCACTTCACGTCGCACTCAATCACCAAACGCATTATCGCTACGATCGCCGGGTTCAGATGGGGCCTCACGTCATCCGGTTGCGGCCGGCTCCCCATAGCCGGACTCCCATTCTGAGTTACGCACTCAAGATTGAGCCCACCGGGTATTTCCTGAACTGGCAACAGGATCCTCACGGCAACTATCTGGCACGGATTATTTATCCTGAAAAGGTTCAGGAATTTCATGTGGAAGTCGACCTGGTGGCCGACATGGTCATCTATAATCCCTTTGACTTTTTTTTGGAGCCGGACGCCGAGACACTTCCCTTCAACTATGATCCCCTGGTCAAAGATGACCTGCTGCCGTATTTGGCCACAGAACCACCAGGCCCGCGGCTGCAAGAGTGGCTGCGACAGTTCACCGCGCCACACGATGATCCTACCGTTCCCTTCTTAATGGGTCTCAATCAGCAACTGAAGTCTCAAATCGACTATGTCGTCCGCATGGAACCCGGCGTGCAAACCCCTGATGAAACATTGCAACTGGGACGTGGATCGTGCCGGGACACGGGTTGGCTCCTCGTGCAGATCCTTCGCCACCTGGGTATTGCTAGTCGATTCGTCTCCGGCTATTTGATTCAACTTGTCGCCGACGTGCCATCGTTGGATGGTCCGTCCGGAACCGATCGGGACTTTACAGACCTTCACGCCTGGGTGGAGGCCTATCTGCCGGGGGCCGGGTGGGTGGGATTGGACGCCACGTCCGGACTGATGGCTGGAGAAGGGCACATCCCGCTAGCCTGCACACCTCACCCTTTGACCGCTGCGCCGATTAGTGGAGCGATGGAGATTTGTGAAACGACGTTTTCGCATGAAATGTCGGTCACCCGTATTGTTGAAACGCCACGGGTGACCAAACCATACACAGAGGAACAATGGCAGACGATCGATCAATTCGGACAACGACTGGATCAGGAATTGGCAAGCAACGATGTCCGGCTCACAATCGGCGGAGAGCCCACCTTTATCTCCATTGATCATCCCGATGCGCCTGAATGGAATACCGAGGCTGTCGGTGATACGAAGCGACCATTGGCGGCGAATCTCATCAAACGCTTACGTGAGCGTTTCGCCCCTGGAGGACTTCTGCACTTTGGCCAAGGGAAATGGTATCCCGGCGAACCGTTGCCACGCTGGGCCTTTAGCCTCTATTGGCGGCAGGACGGGAAACCGATCTGGCAGGAAGACCAACTCTTTGCCAAAGAAAATCAGACCTCAAACATTTCCGCCGATGATGCCAACCATTTCATTCAGGGAATCGCCAAACGGGTAGAAGTCGGCACCAAAACCATTCAACCCGTCTATGAGGATCCCTGGCATTTCATCGGTCAGGAACGAAAGCTGCCAGAAAATCTCGAACCGGCCACCAATAATCTCGACGACCCCATGGCGCGTGCCCGGCTCGCTAAAGTGTATGAACGCGGTCTGGGCAAACCGGCAGGCTATGTCCTGCCATTGCAACGCTGGAATGCCAAGGACGGACCTCGTCGCTGGATCACTGCCGCATGGACCACACGCAGTCAGCACTTGTTTTTGGTCCCCGGTGACTCGCCAATCGGCTTTCGATTGCCTCTCCCGTCATTGCCGGTTATTGATCCCAAAGACTATCCCTATATCATCCCGACTGACCCATTCGATATCCGGGGACCCTTACCGGATCCAATTCAGGTATCCTCTCTTCAGGAACACCGGCTTCCAAAACTACGGGGAGAAGGGGGGCAACATGAACCGGCTCAAGTGGTCATGGGACAGCAGAGCGGGATCGGCGCAGGAGGTGTGGTTCGCGCATCTCTCACGGTGGAACCTCGTAACGGGCACCTCTGTGTGTTCATGCCGCCCCTGGAATCGGCTGAAGATTATCTTGATCTGGTCGCCGTCATTAAGGACACCGCTGCGGAATTACACCAGCCGATTCACCTGGAAGGCTACACGCCCCCCTATGACCCTCGCCTCAACGTGTTGAAAATCACTCCTGATCCAGGAGTGCTCGAGGTGAATATCCACCCCGCGAAAAATTGGGCGGACATGGTCGCGATTACTACGGCCATCTATGAAGAAGCGAGGCTCTGCCGATTAGGCACGGAAAAGTTCATGTTGGACGGACGACACACGGGAACCGGGGGAGGCAATCATGTGGTTATGGGAGGCAACACTCCTGCTGACAGTCCTTTTCTGCGTCGGCCCGATCTCCTGCGCAGCATGATCGCTTACTGGCAACGGCATCCTTCCCTCTCCTATGTCTTTTCCGGTCTCTTCATCGGCCCGACCAGTCAGGCTCCCCGCATCGATGAAGCCCGTCATGATTCCTTGTACGAACTGGAACTGGGATTTGCCCAAGTCCCCGCTCCCAACGTCGGGGCACCACCACCGCCATGGTTGGTCGATCGGATCTTTCGAAATTTGCTCATTGATGTCACGGGGAATACGCATCGCACGGAAATTTGTATCGACAAACTCTATTCCCCGGATGGCCCGACCGGTCGACTCGGACTGGTAGAATTCCGGGCCTTCGAAATGCCTCCCCACGAACGCATGAGTCTGGCTCAACAGGTTCTGCTCCTGGCCCTCGTTGCGCGTTTCTGGAAAACTCCGGACCAGGGAAACCTCGTTCGATGGGGGACACAACTTCATGATCGTTTTATGCTCCCCCACTTTCTCTCTCAGGATCTCCATGAAGTCATCCAGGAAATGAATCGCGCCGGGTACGAACTGCAAAACGACTGGTTCGCACCTCATCTGGAGTTCCGTTTTCCCCTCTTTGGCTCAATCAACTATGGCAGTCTGGTGATGGAAGTTCGACAGGCTCTGGAACCATGGCATGTCATGGGAGAGCAAGGGGCACCTGGCGGCACCGTACGATATGTGGATTCCTCGGTTGAACGTCTACAGATCAAGCTGTCCGGCTTAACTGAAAACCGTTATATTATTGCCTGCAATGGCAAACGCGTGCCCATGATACCAACCGGACGACAAGGAGAGGCGGTCGGCGGCGTGCGATATCGAGCCTGGCAGCCTCCCAACTGTTTACATCCGAAGATCGGAATTGACGCCCCGCTGACTTTTGACATTTACGATCAATGGGCCGGGCGGGCGGTTGCCGGGTGTACCTATCATGTGGCTCACCCGGGCGGACGAAATTTTGAACATTTCCCCGTCAACGCCTATGAAGCCGAAAGCCGCCGGTTGGCCAGATTTCATTCCTTTGGTCATACCGCGGGACCCTATGCCGAACCACCAGATACCTCCCGGCCGGAGTTTCCTTGCACGCTGGACCTCCGATGGCCTGCCTAA